The following proteins are co-located in the Chitinivibrio alkaliphilus ACht1 genome:
- a CDS encoding carbohydrate ABC transporter permease, whose translation MIQIASLLKGKLIDIWPLLPAAIYLFTSLVLVIVYLLKLAFTHRGVFPSLTPVQQVLQDPEFSDALINSLFFVLVGTPTELCIGILLALLIYTAPVLRSTLRSFFILPMAFPGLVIASLFFILFNSQGGMVNDLLMGRYDFFPAIIETDINWSGNRWFSLILSMMGKVWRDMPLSMLIILSGLNAVDVSIFDAAKTLGAGFRHRLLFIVIPLIFPAIKTVILLRSIEMWKEFIFPYVLSGRYYLLGTLVEHYYNGFSGQPEKGSVVALILLVCVILSLFTLLFLLQNIEKRLINRGSDASAA comes from the coding sequence ATGATACAGATCGCCTCATTGCTGAAAGGCAAGCTTATTGATATATGGCCGTTGTTACCAGCGGCTATATATCTTTTTACTTCCTTGGTTCTTGTTATTGTCTACTTATTAAAGCTTGCCTTTACCCACCGGGGAGTATTCCCTTCCTTGACGCCTGTGCAACAAGTATTACAAGATCCAGAGTTTTCTGACGCGCTCATAAACTCTCTCTTCTTTGTTCTTGTCGGCACTCCTACGGAACTCTGTATCGGTATACTATTGGCTCTGCTTATCTACACAGCGCCGGTGCTACGATCTACCCTCCGTTCCTTCTTCATTCTTCCCATGGCTTTTCCTGGCCTCGTCATTGCCTCCCTTTTCTTTATCCTCTTTAATTCACAAGGTGGCATGGTTAACGATCTACTTATGGGACGATATGATTTTTTTCCCGCCATCATTGAAACAGATATTAATTGGAGCGGGAATCGCTGGTTTTCTCTGATTCTTTCAATGATGGGAAAGGTATGGCGGGACATGCCCCTCTCCATGCTGATAATCTTGTCTGGGCTTAACGCTGTGGATGTTAGTATCTTTGATGCAGCAAAAACCCTTGGTGCAGGGTTTCGACACCGCCTGCTTTTTATTGTCATCCCGCTCATTTTTCCTGCCATAAAAACAGTGATTCTCCTCCGATCTATTGAAATGTGGAAAGAATTTATCTTTCCCTATGTTCTTTCCGGGCGCTACTATCTCTTAGGCACCTTGGTAGAACATTATTATAATGGTTTCAGCGGCCAGCCAGAAAAGGGCTCCGTGGTAGCACTTATTCTTCTGGTCTGCGTTATTCTATCTCTCTTCACTTTACTGTTTTTGTTACAGAATATCGAAAAACGACTTATCAACAGGGGGAGTGATGCTTCAGCTGCGTAG